The following proteins come from a genomic window of Terribacillus aidingensis:
- a CDS encoding family 78 glycoside hydrolase catalytic domain — MKAKRSPHISIYLLIIFTFLLTSITPNITSAKKIKEETEINNLKVNYQDNPIGVESDGIRFSWSLSSNVIGLNQKAYQITVKDEKGKRVWDSGVVKDSKSVGISYNGRELDLESRYTWSVEVTLSNGKEVKSDSAYFETGTDFGNADWIYHKQEAEDYFKENVGASLNATIEEGGFTLNWGMKNKTNGLVWSFNGTNLIQSVTKDGVTKQIGTVDLKDRISLKESFDLEVSANSKSIKTYINGALVNTIPKTYAIEGSYIALTASPASRNTPAQKASFKDVAVTLDKKEEPITEFNGGTPDDKGALVLSGTTAYQKNYQGKPVQYEDELTSMPMFRTEKDLKGKIDSARLYITSLGAYEAYINGKEVMVTNGDGTKLNDTFNPGWTDYHSYVNYQSYDVTDYMKGNSVALGVKVGTGWYGGQAGSNGGGNIYNEIGDDLEKELALLSKLVITYKNGKQEVITSNQDEWKVSTEGPIKLNDFFIGENYDARMEENVAGWDNTGFDDSDWSKVNEFDYDGDLVASSEGAAYMLKENKIQPAPNKDTFIFDPNDIDYSNEELKLGEVKRKKVDPTKDIKLAKGKTLIVNLGQNIAGVPGISVSGAEGTTVSMRGAEMLNDGRDHEKSSFGSDGPKGTLYWAGLTRGREKDQNWYTDHYTLNDKRVQNYLPSFTFHGFQYLEITATDDIVIHDVYGQPITSSTNHTLSIKTNNENVNKLFQNALWGQKSNFLSIPTDTPGRSERLGWTGDIQVFGDTALYNFDSVAFLNNYLDILKDYAKNNDGYIADYLPTINKANATNAGWSDVIITLPWDIYMHTGDITVLEETYEIMQKYMKNVMTDGMKATYGDWVAMEGTAPQFMSAMYQALDAQRMAEIATLLGETNDAEMYTEESQRVIDLATEKYVDENDNLLSVSADNFNRGFLIELFKDNSQTSIIWALKMGMYDSEEQKQKFIENLLKNIANENRSERYNAGENTLSTGFLGVNELLPVLTENQLSPKAYDILLQDNMPSWLNHVKLGGTTTWERWNAYTSEYGFDDAGMNSFNHYAYGSVVEWMVEYMAGIQKDEQNPGFKHIILQPTMDTGEKYNDQKRIDSVKSDFDSYYGKVVSNWKSDDGKLKSYEAVVPANTSATLYLPVDVDSIAKDIPGVTYKGNEERSGIKVAVFELQAGGYKFSVNKGKLKAELMDGYVVEIAKGKSGK; from the coding sequence TTGAAAGCTAAAAGATCACCACACATTTCCATATATCTTTTGATCATTTTTACTTTCTTATTAACATCTATCACTCCTAATATTACTAGTGCCAAAAAAATCAAGGAAGAAACTGAAATTAATAATTTAAAGGTTAATTACCAAGACAATCCTATAGGAGTGGAATCAGATGGCATACGGTTCAGCTGGTCGCTCTCTTCTAATGTTATAGGACTGAATCAGAAAGCATATCAGATAACCGTCAAAGACGAAAAAGGTAAAAGAGTTTGGGATAGTGGTGTTGTGAAAGATTCGAAATCGGTTGGTATTTCCTATAACGGTCGGGAGCTTGATTTGGAATCGCGCTATACCTGGTCTGTTGAAGTAACGCTTTCAAATGGAAAAGAAGTAAAATCGGATTCTGCCTATTTTGAGACAGGGACTGATTTTGGAAATGCAGACTGGATTTATCATAAACAGGAGGCTGAGGACTACTTCAAAGAAAATGTAGGCGCTTCTCTTAATGCAACCATAGAAGAAGGAGGCTTCACGCTGAATTGGGGCATGAAAAATAAGACAAACGGACTTGTATGGAGCTTTAATGGAACCAATCTTATACAGAGCGTAACTAAAGACGGGGTAACCAAACAGATTGGGACTGTAGATCTGAAGGACAGGATTTCATTAAAAGAGTCCTTTGATTTGGAGGTCTCAGCAAACTCAAAATCCATCAAAACCTACATCAATGGCGCTTTGGTAAATACAATTCCTAAAACCTACGCGATCGAAGGATCATATATTGCCCTGACAGCGAGCCCTGCATCCAGAAATACTCCAGCACAAAAGGCGAGCTTTAAGGATGTAGCTGTGACTTTGGATAAGAAGGAAGAGCCGATAACAGAGTTCAATGGAGGTACGCCAGATGATAAAGGCGCCCTAGTACTGAGCGGTACAACGGCTTACCAAAAGAATTACCAAGGCAAACCTGTACAGTACGAGGATGAATTAACCTCCATGCCTATGTTCCGAACAGAGAAGGATTTAAAAGGAAAGATTGATTCGGCCCGTTTATATATCACTTCATTAGGTGCTTATGAAGCTTATATTAATGGGAAAGAAGTAATGGTTACGAACGGAGATGGTACAAAACTGAACGATACATTTAACCCGGGTTGGACTGACTATCACAGTTACGTTAATTATCAGTCTTATGATGTTACCGACTATATGAAAGGAAACAGCGTGGCTTTAGGGGTTAAGGTTGGTACTGGCTGGTATGGCGGGCAGGCTGGTAGTAATGGCGGCGGTAATATTTACAATGAAATTGGTGACGATTTAGAGAAAGAACTAGCGCTTCTCTCAAAACTTGTTATTACCTATAAGAACGGGAAGCAAGAAGTCATCACTTCCAATCAAGATGAATGGAAAGTATCCACAGAAGGCCCGATTAAGCTTAATGATTTCTTTATCGGAGAAAACTATGATGCCCGTATGGAGGAAAATGTAGCTGGTTGGGATAATACTGGATTTGACGATTCTGACTGGAGTAAAGTAAACGAGTTTGATTATGATGGAGATCTTGTGGCTAGCAGTGAAGGTGCTGCATATATGCTGAAAGAAAACAAGATACAACCTGCACCAAATAAAGACACATTCATTTTTGATCCGAATGATATTGATTATTCCAACGAAGAATTGAAGCTAGGTGAAGTAAAACGCAAAAAAGTTGATCCGACAAAAGATATCAAACTCGCGAAAGGAAAAACGCTCATAGTGAATCTCGGTCAAAATATAGCTGGTGTTCCAGGTATCTCCGTCTCCGGGGCTGAAGGCACGACGGTCAGTATGCGCGGAGCTGAGATGCTTAATGATGGAAGAGATCACGAAAAGAGCAGTTTTGGGAGTGACGGGCCAAAAGGAACACTTTATTGGGCAGGTCTTACTCGCGGCAGGGAAAAAGATCAAAACTGGTATACAGACCACTATACCTTGAATGATAAGCGAGTACAGAATTACCTTCCAAGTTTCACGTTCCACGGCTTCCAGTATCTCGAAATCACAGCAACTGATGACATCGTTATACATGATGTGTATGGACAGCCAATCACGTCATCGACCAATCATACTTTATCGATTAAAACGAATAATGAAAATGTTAATAAATTGTTCCAGAATGCTCTTTGGGGACAAAAAAGTAACTTCTTATCGATACCTACCGATACGCCTGGACGGTCAGAGCGTTTAGGCTGGACAGGTGACATACAAGTATTTGGTGATACTGCTCTTTACAATTTTGACTCCGTTGCATTCTTGAACAATTACTTGGATATACTCAAGGATTATGCTAAGAACAATGATGGTTATATTGCAGATTATCTGCCGACCATTAACAAGGCTAACGCTACAAACGCAGGCTGGTCGGATGTTATTATTACGCTGCCATGGGATATTTATATGCACACTGGCGACATTACTGTTTTGGAAGAAACCTACGAGATAATGCAGAAGTACATGAAAAATGTCATGACTGACGGCATGAAAGCTACTTACGGGGATTGGGTTGCCATGGAAGGGACTGCTCCACAGTTCATGAGTGCCATGTACCAAGCACTGGATGCTCAGAGAATGGCGGAGATTGCTACACTGCTTGGTGAAACCAATGATGCTGAAATGTACACGGAAGAATCACAGCGCGTCATTGATTTGGCAACGGAGAAATACGTGGATGAAAACGATAATCTCCTTTCTGTCAGTGCTGACAACTTCAACCGTGGTTTCTTGATTGAACTATTCAAAGACAATTCCCAGACAAGTATCATTTGGGCACTTAAAATGGGAATGTATGACTCCGAAGAGCAAAAACAGAAGTTCATCGAAAATCTCTTGAAAAATATCGCTAATGAAAACCGTTCTGAAAGATACAATGCCGGTGAAAACACACTCTCTACAGGGTTCCTGGGTGTAAATGAGTTATTACCGGTGCTTACGGAAAATCAACTTTCTCCTAAAGCCTACGATATTTTACTACAAGATAATATGCCTTCCTGGCTGAATCATGTCAAGCTTGGTGGAACTACCACTTGGGAACGTTGGAATGCATATACAAGCGAGTACGGCTTTGATGATGCTGGTATGAACTCCTTCAACCATTACGCCTATGGCTCCGTAGTCGAGTGGATGGTGGAATATATGGCAGGTATACAAAAGGATGAGCAAAATCCAGGCTTCAAACACATTATCTTGCAGCCGACCATGGATACAGGTGAAAAGTATAATGACCAAAAACGTATTGATAGCGTAAAATCAGATTTCGACTCCTATTATGGAAAAGTAGTTTCCAATTGGAAATCTGACGATGGAAAATTGAAGTCTTACGAAGCGGTTGTTCCAGCAAATACTTCCGCGACACTTTATTTGCCAGTTGACGTTGACTCAATTGCGAAGGATATTCCAGGTGTTACGTACAAAGGAAATGAGGAACGCTCCGGCATTAAAGTAGCAGTATTCGAACTGCAAGCTGGCGGATATAAGTTCAGTGTGAATAAAGGAAAGCTTAAGGCAGAATTGATGGACGGATATGTAGTAGAAATAGCCAAAGGAAAAAGCGGCAAGTAA